GAATCAAAGGGGAAAAAGCTCAGAATATAGAACAGGCGATCGCAGCCTACCAATCGGCTTTAGAAATTAGAACCCGTGAAGCATTTCCTGAAGATTGGGCAATGATTCAAAATAATCTGGCTAATGCCTATTCTAATAGAATCAAAGGGGAAAAAGCTCAGAATATAGAACAGGCGATCGCAGCCTACCAATCGGCTTTAGAAATTAGAACC
This genomic interval from Planktothrix tepida PCC 9214 contains the following:
- a CDS encoding tetratricopeptide repeat protein, which encodes IKGEKAQNIEQAIAAYQSALEIRTREAFPEDWAMIQNNLANAYSNRIKGEKAQNIEQAIAAYQSALEIRT